CCAAACCGACATTGGCACGCAGGCTGACCCGCTCTCCGTCGCTGGTCACGGCCAGTTGATCACGGAACTCCGCCAAGGACTCTTCTTCACGGTCCTGATCCCGTTCGATGCGCAGATATTCCGCGACAATATGTCGGGGCGGATTGATATACAGGCAACCTGAATTCGCATCGAGGATAAGGTGATCGTCGGGACGAATCGCCTGGATGACACCGAAGACCCCGACCAGCGCGGGAATGCCGAGGGATTTTGCCATGATCACCGCATGCGAGTTCATCTCGCCGACTTCCGTGACAATGCCGCGCACCTTGCTGTGGTCCAGGGTCGCCATGTCGGAAGGGAGGAGGCTGCGGGCGATCAGGACGCCGGCGTGCTTGAGTTGCAAGGGTTGGTATTCGTTGCCGAGGATATTGGTATGCAGGCGTCGAGCGATATCTTCCATGTCGACGGCCCGTTCTCGAAGGTAAGAGTCCTCCATCCGGGAAAAAGCTTCAATATATTCAGCGGCAACAGTTTTTAAAGCATGTTGGGCGCTGCGTCCCTGTTCAATTTCGCGGCGCAATTTTTCGATGAAGCCGCGATCCTCAAGGATCATCAGGTGGGTGTGGAAGATCGCGGCGTCATCTTCTGAGAGGCGTTCAGCGACCTGCTTTTCGAGGTAGATAGTTTCAATCCGGGTCTTTTCCAGGGCGCTTTCCAGGCGATTGAGCTCAAATTCCGGGTCTGACCATTCGTCGTCGAGAATATCGGTAAAACCGAGGCGTTCATCGAGAACATGCGCCGGTCCCGTTGCCAATCCCGGATAGGCGACCGTCCCGCGCAGAATGGATTGCGACTCTTTCCCCTTTTTTTTCTTCTTGTTATGGAGAAATGTTGAACGCGCCTTCGCTAGTTCCAAAGCGACATGACGCGATTCCTCCTCTTTCTGGCCGATGGAGTAAAGGAGGCGGGCATTAATAACAATAGAAGAGATCTGAAAAGCGATAGTGGAGAGGGCGCTGATCTCTTCGTTGGTAAAAGTACGGGGTTCTTTGGTCTGGATGACGATGACGCCGATGGGACTTTTCCGGTCAAAAAGCGGGATACCAAGAAATGAGTGGTAACGCTCTTCCCCTGTCTCCTTGAAGTAGCGATAGCGGGGATGGTTGTGGGGTTCAGGGATAGAGACAACTCGCCGTTCTTCCACGGCCAGACCGGTCAATCCCTCGCCGAGTTTCATCGAGACTTTGCCGACCGAGCGGGGCGAAAGTCCTTTGGACGCCCGTAAACGTAAGGTTTCACCATCGTCGTCAAAGAGGTAGATAGAACAGACTTCTGTTCCCATTCGTTTGGCAACCAGGGCGACGATGTTGCCAAGAGTCTCTTCGAGATCGTGGGATTGCAGAATCAGGGCGCTGATGTCTTCAAGGGTACTGATACCGAAATTTTCTGACTTGTTAATAGGCATATGTCATCCTGACAGGGGCAATGAGTTCAAATATTTTATCGTGAACCTGACCGGAATAACAGGAAAAAATAAAAAAAGCGCCATCCGGGGAGAGAGAGCCGGATGGCGCAAAGGGGGGTGGATGTCGGTGGTAAACCAAGTCTTATTCCCCGTTCAATGATTTATTGTTTAGCAATTACTGTGCCAATTATTTAAATTGCTGTTTTTGTTTGATTTTTAAAATTTTGAGCGCTGTGCTGCTTTTGCTGTTCCGTGAAATTCCGTATTTGTGCCGGAGATGGCACAGATTGTTGAGGCATTTTGC
The Deltaproteobacteria bacterium HGW-Deltaproteobacteria-4 DNA segment above includes these coding regions:
- the ptsP gene encoding phosphoenolpyruvate--protein phosphotransferase — protein: MPINKSENFGISTLEDISALILQSHDLEETLGNIVALVAKRMGTEVCSIYLFDDDGETLRLRASKGLSPRSVGKVSMKLGEGLTGLAVEERRVVSIPEPHNHPRYRYFKETGEERYHSFLGIPLFDRKSPIGVIVIQTKEPRTFTNEEISALSTIAFQISSIVINARLLYSIGQKEEESRHVALELAKARSTFLHNKKKKKGKESQSILRGTVAYPGLATGPAHVLDERLGFTDILDDEWSDPEFELNRLESALEKTRIETIYLEKQVAERLSEDDAAIFHTHLMILEDRGFIEKLRREIEQGRSAQHALKTVAAEYIEAFSRMEDSYLRERAVDMEDIARRLHTNILGNEYQPLQLKHAGVLIARSLLPSDMATLDHSKVRGIVTEVGEMNSHAVIMAKSLGIPALVGVFGVIQAIRPDDHLILDANSGCLYINPPRHIVAEYLRIERDQDREEESLAEFRDQLAVTSDGERVSLRANVGLVSDIGIAVHNGAEGIGLYRTEFPYMTRSSFPSRHEQYLLYRRMVEGFAGQPVTIRTLDIGGDKALPYFPLPKEDNPFMGWRSVRVSLDYQDIFRTQIEAILMAAVHGNVKLLFPMISGVEEILSCRKIVEEAAGNLRREGIPFSDSVPVGIMIEVPAAVQLIGMLAKHVDFFALGTNDLVQYMLAADRNNPLVKNYYDPFHPAVLHALRHVADVARTHNKGLCICGEMATDPQALLFLIGIGVREMSMAAPYIPKVKQILSTLNTISTRKIAKEILTLENSSKIRQQLGAALMRSKKTTR